One Ananas comosus cultivar F153 unplaced genomic scaffold, ASM154086v1, whole genome shotgun sequence genomic region harbors:
- the LOC109705729 gene encoding uncharacterized protein LOC109705729 isoform X6, with product MDAESSATCSAIAYQPYEDMSKTSDFSVKDDAMEHYYKQEAIRLVNFTKTLYSLDSVDFYRCPVDLHKELEMKGLIPPNFIGAEECIRLRCTKSNIVHYYDTYYKLVEKLCDLAPYMQWNHEIGKQVEWLKEKGHLTSLCDSTISEYEICLALEDLHGLFFDMYWRFHPLIIEGYRDDLLKIIKRMAGAKRQTVKQTHEEFSRLLPPYGDFTNNLLNKCKETSPGYQHVAKQVALHGEFDSHLDSCESIQHDSSINELLEDETVVTRQFSLLEKELVKESLNAKIYMLKKVEEVESYFTCLESLVRRRLDGRDDFDKLVRELAKEGLFEFSNLPTDKPLRKNWSPEFYELLDNARHSAFPHLPDHYVINGLLDYSFFFSLNDEHHESETVEDCLAKVEERCDSKCFFLRKELWRTKYYTNPIYEQFGDALKLIDLPQKFDCGLYC from the exons GAACACTATTATAAACAAGAGGCTATTAGACTAGTAAACTTTACAAAAACGTTGTATTCCTTGGATTCTGTAGAT TTCTACAGGTGCCCGGTGGATCTGCATAAAGAGCTGGAGATGAAGGGTTTGATCCCACCTAATTTCATAGGAGCTGAAGAGTGTATAAGA CTAAGGTGCACCAAATCTAATATCGTGCATTACTATGATACATACTACAAGTTAGTCGAAAAGCTCTGTGATTTGGCACCATATATGCAG TGGAATCATGAGATTGGTAAGCAAGTTGAATGGCTAAAGGAGAAGGGTCATCTTACATCTCTCTGCGATTCTACTATTTCTGAGTACGAGATATGTTTGGCCCTTGAG GACCTCCATGGacttttttttgacatgtactgGCGGTTCCATCCTTTGATAATTGAG GGTTACAGGGATGATTTATTAAAAATCATCAAACGAATGGCTGGAGCTAAGCGACAAACAGTGAAACAG ACACATGAAGAATTTAGCAGACTACTGCCTCCCTATGGTGATTTCACTAACAATTTGCTCAACAAATGCAAGGAGACTTCTCCG GGTTACCAGCATGTAGCAAAGCAGGTGGCTTTGCATGGTGAATTTGACTCGCATTTAGATTCATGTGAGTCAATACAG CATGATAGTTCTATTAATGAACTTCTTGAAGATGAGACGGTGGTGACGAGACAGTTTTCATTGCTAGAAAAGGAACTTGTTAAGGAATCCTTGAAT GCCAAAATTTACATGCTAAAGAAAGTAGAGGAAGTTGAATCATATTTTACATGCTTGGAAAGCCTAGTGAGACGAAGACTCGAT GGGAGAGATGATTTTGATAAGTTAGTGCGTGAACTTGCAAAAGAGGGCCTTTTTGAGTTTTCTAATCTTCCCACTGATAAACCTCTTCGAAAAAATTGG AGCCCTGAATTTTACGAATTATTAGATAATGCAAGGCATTCAGCTTTCCCACATCTTCCGGACCATTATGTGATCAATGGACTTTTG GACTattcgttctttttttccttaaatgACGAGCATCACGAGTCAGAAACTGTGGAG GATTGCTTGGCAAAAGTGGAGGAACGTTGTGACTCGAAGTGCTTTTTTCTAAGAAAG GAACTTTGGAGGACCAAATATTATACGAATCCTATATACGAGCAATTTGGGGACGCACTAAAACTG ATAGACTTGCCGCAAAAATTTGATTGTGGACTGTATTGCTGA